In the Pseudanabaena sp. PCC 7367 genome, one interval contains:
- a CDS encoding transglutaminase family protein — MQYRITHTTTYKYSQPVELSSHIVRLRPRCDVAQKLLSFDVEITPTPVGAYKSVEIDGNANYKYQFEGKTELLRFQVTSGVETQRSNPFNFMLDAYAVELPIDYPSSILNALQPYLWRHGVSTSIDAIATQLAQEIYLASNANVVTFLSELNVKINSSCEYVIRETGSPLPAGVTWSQKVGSCRDFAVLFIECCRAVGLAARFVSGYHEGDPDEPEQHLHAWAEVYLPGAGWRGYDPTLGISVADQHIALVASATPALAAPITGRLKTPNVQSQMHYDLTIERIEQIQQSQSGMQQQLPGMQQQFGSQQQQQ; from the coding sequence ATGCAATATCGCATTACTCACACCACCACCTACAAATACTCGCAACCAGTAGAACTTTCTTCACACATTGTGCGACTGCGCCCCCGTTGTGATGTTGCGCAAAAACTGCTTAGTTTCGATGTGGAGATCACTCCCACGCCAGTTGGGGCATACAAGTCTGTGGAAATAGACGGCAATGCTAACTACAAATATCAATTTGAGGGCAAAACCGAGTTACTCCGCTTTCAGGTTACCTCTGGGGTGGAAACCCAAAGGAGCAATCCGTTTAATTTCATGTTGGATGCCTATGCGGTGGAACTGCCGATCGATTATCCTTCTTCGATCTTAAATGCCTTGCAGCCCTATTTATGGCGACATGGTGTATCTACCAGTATTGATGCGATCGCCACCCAGTTAGCTCAGGAAATTTATTTGGCCAGCAATGCCAATGTGGTAACTTTTTTGTCTGAGTTGAATGTGAAAATCAATAGCTCATGTGAATACGTGATCCGCGAAACCGGTTCGCCTCTGCCGGCTGGGGTGACCTGGTCACAAAAAGTTGGCTCCTGCCGTGACTTTGCGGTGTTGTTCATAGAATGCTGTCGGGCGGTAGGGCTGGCAGCAAGGTTTGTGAGTGGTTATCATGAGGGCGATCCCGATGAACCAGAGCAGCATCTCCATGCCTGGGCGGAGGTATATTTACCGGGGGCGGGTTGGCGTGGCTATGATCCCACATTGGGGATCTCAGTGGCCGATCAGCATATTGCGCTGGTGGCTAGTGCTACGCCTGCTCTGGCGGCACCAATTACGGGCAGGCTCAAAACTCCTAATGTTCAATCTCAGATGCATTATGACCTGACGATCGAACGGATTGAGCAAATTCAACAATCGCAGTCTGGGATGCAACAACAGTTACCTGGAATGCAGCAGCAATTTGGTTCTC